The DNA region tccatttaaaaatacagcCGTCATTTAGTTTACAATCATTAGCTCTCATTCCCTTCccttataaatatttaatttatatcatTATGTCATTAAATGGCTCAGTCAATGCTCACCCCTTATAAAAGGCAAGTGGTCCCTCTTTGGTCATCATGGCAACAGCACAGTTGAGGACACTGCCGTACTGGCCGACGGCCGAGTTCATGTATCTTGTCTTGACCACGTCAACTGGAGAGGCGATCACTGTTGTGCATAACCCTGCACCAAAGGCTGATACAAAGTGGCAGGGCAGATTATCTGTGGAATAAAGGCTATAAGTTACTGTTCCAAAGACAGAGatagtcaatcaatcaatctttatttgtatagcgccaaatcacaacaaagttatctcaaggcactttacacatagagcaggttctaaaccgaactcttcaggttttaactttagaTAGTGTGGCATTATATCATGCCTCTGGATCATTGTTTTACCTGTCAGGGGAGTAGACTTCAAAAGTGTATCCTTGATGAAGTCATATGTCACCAGTTCAGTGCAGTTAACAATTGCATTACGAGCGATGTTCGGAGCTGTACCTGCATGACAGAGTGATATAAGTACATGATCATATTTATTAGAAGAAATTAAAAGGATATGCTTCAAGAGCTGCATATTGTTCTTAAGCTCTAGCTACCTTTCCACAGGCCACGAATGCCCTCTTCCTTAGCAATGGTCCTGTAAGCGTCAATGGTGCTACAGTAGCGAATGGCATTCCCTGTAGACCTCGCCTGTGCCTGGAAGCGGACTTTCACCACATCTGTAGGCTGAGCCAAAGCAACCGCCATGGCACCAGTAGTACATCCAGCAAGCAGGCGACTGCCGATACCTACATCTGAAGAAAAGAGAACAGAGATATCACACCTGATAGTCACAGCTAGATAAACAACTAGAATACATTCATAGTGACTCACGGTCTGAGCCTTTGGTGTAGAACTGTTTTACAGAGTCGTAGAGACCAATACGGACAGAGGCAAAGCTCATCTGTCTCTGAAGTCCTGCCACCAGTCCACTGTAAAGGCTCCTGGGCCCTTCTGTACGAACCATAGTGGTGATGGTGCCAAACACTCCACGATACTTCACTGTAGACCCTCTCTCTAAAACTGCAGAGCCCCCAGTCTCACCTTGGATCTGTGTGGGTTAAAATATTGTAATGGAGGATCAGTTGAGGATAAGAGAGCGGGGAACTGAGTGCTATATAACATATTTTAAGgattcacattttttatattatgtatatttcaCATGCAGTATATTTGACATACAGTATCAGAAGTTGTTGACAAAAAATCACTGAATATCAGAGCTTGAATACCTGCAGCCGCACTTTGGCTGTGTCCAGCGGAAAAGTGAGCAGGTCAGCAAAGCATGCTGCAGTTCCTGCTCCTACAAACTTCACAGCCGCTGATGGAGGAACATCTGCCGGTCCAAAGCCAACCATTTTTCAGaatgattttaattaaaataaaaactgaagagTATAGCCTATTAACAGGACAAAAGGCTCCTCCAAAATCTGAAAAAGATAAACCCCAAAACACATTGAAACGTCTGACGTGAAACGTGAGATTATAGTTTATTCTGTGGATCTGCTTTTTAATTGATCCTAAATATATATGTCTTGTAACTCACTATACTAATGATTCCTCTAAGTGCTGAGTGTCATAGGCTTATTTAACATCACTACTGAGCAAAAGAGCCGTTCTAAAGCAGTGTTAGTGATGCTAAATAAAAGACAGCTGTTCAgtacattttgtacagacagagaaagactaCCAGACCTCTCTGGTAGTCTTTCTCTGTCAATGAAAAATGTCTGGACcttaattatttattctcaCCTTTGTTAGAGAAATTCAGGACCAAAACCATTCGAGATCAAGATTCTCTAAAGGCGTCCCTCTGGCTGAATATTGTCCCAGCTATAATTTGATTTCCTTGTTTTTCCAtagaaaatgtttcaaaagtAAGCCAGAAAATCATACTCCAAAtcctgaaaaagagagaaaaggggttAAAAATAACACTACAGTGGAACAATATTGACAATAATCTAAAGAtccatataaaaatgtaattacaaaGAGTTTTGTTGTACCGTAACTTGATGTGTGGAAGTTGAGATGCCCGGAAAATGCCTCTAGAGGTGACAATACCCAAATGAACCAGTGAGAGGACAGGATACAGCACTTTGTAGGAGAGCAGCCTCTTTAAATACTGCCATGACGGTGTTACATCATGGCATGGCATGTGTTGCTGGTGGGGCCCCACCCCCACAATATCTATAAGGAATGTCTCTTGGTCAGATGGGCAGAACGTTATAAACCTGATTGTGTGTTTGCAATTTTTGAATGTGCAAACTGTAAAACATGATATCTGATGTCTGTCTTATCTTGACTTCATAATTAAGCCCTACCCATTCTGTCCAATGTCAGAACAGACATACAAAACAGCATTGTACTGTATACTGTCAACTGAGAGTGGACTAAATGTTCCATTACAAAACTGTATTATCTAGTTTCCTGAAATGTTGTATTAATCTTTCTGTATGGTACGGATAGGACAGACTTGCTGGTTAAATGCTGAGTCATGCTGAAAATACAAGTGCACCGTACATCCCATGTGAAATTAGATCCATATGTTCAGACCCATAAACATCCCCCCGCTGGGTTTTGTTCAAAACAATCTGTTCTACGACATGTCGTCTCAAAAACAGATAATCAAGgaggttttcaaaataaattcataaaCAGTGTTGTATCCTTAACTGACATTTGTTGAAAGTGTGGTGATATATACATAGAATATCAAATATATGGATTATAAATTGCATGAGTGAATTATGAGTTGGATACATGGTCAACATGTATCCAATTTACAGCACGTGAGAGTATGACAACTATTCATCTGACTGAGCCAAGTGTGAAACTGTAGCATAAGTAGCAGCTGATTTTGGAAATGTTCCAGGCCTGAAGAAGACCTCCTAAACACAACTATATTTACTCAGAGGCCCAATGCAACAGGACCCTGCTTTCTTTCAGTTAGTAGTTAGCTGATTTCAACCCGCTGCTTGCTGAGATGTTTACATGTGTGGGATTTTTGCTTGACAAATGTGCACATTTTGAAATCACATCCTGCTGTCCACTATATTTCCAAAATCAAAAGGTCTCAACAATTCATGGTGAACTTAGGTCATACTTATTTTTTAGAACAAAGTTACCCAGGTAgtcagcaaaaaacaaacagtgaatgTATTGCCTCATTTCAGTAACtctctttattcttttcattCACAACTCACATTTAAGTAACACAACTACCAAAGGTACAGCAAGACTCAATAATGGACAAAGATACAGAACAGCTGAATTATTCTTTAATTTTGGCATTCATTTATCATTGTGTACAACATATTTACAACTTATTGACCAGCAATAAATCCTACTATTTACATACACCAATAAATATATTATCCTATGAACCCCTGAGTACATGCATCACAAACATTGGTAAACTAAATTGTAAACAGTCCACGATACAGAAAACAGATTGAGGAACATAGAAATGGTCACTGTTTAGGCCTGTCTTGCCAGGCTCAGTCTGTCCACTGCTTTCATGGAAACTTACTCTtaataactaataacattaTACTACCACATAATCCATATGATCCTACAGTTTATTCTtgtaaacatgaaaatgaatctTTAAAGCTCAGAGCCAGCTGATCAAGGTTTTTGCGAATAACTAATAAAGCAAGACTTTCTGGAATTACCCTTTCTCCTCCATTTCACATCCTTcgcagcattttttttaaaagaaagtgcTCAACATTACAATTTAAAATGTCCTTTTACAGTTGAATACTAAAATCCTTCTAGTTCTGCAACAATACCAACAGAGTTAGTGTTCATTAATGAATCAGTGAACAAACTCCTGTCATTATAAGGAATATTTGCAAATATCACATGAACTCTGTCCAACTCTAAGCTGCTACATAGATAGCGTGACCAGAGACCTCTGAAACCATTTGAAGTTCTCCTCTGGGCCTCCACTTGCAGGTATCATATTCAGCTTATAAAACCACTGGGTTACCAGTGGTCATCAGTGCACTGTGGTGAGGGTTAACATCTTGTTTCTGTGCATTTATGTCTAAAGGAAGCGTCTGACAAGCTGAGATCAAAACGGTGACTCCCAGTACTGTTGTGCTCTGGTCATACCCCGTTTGATTTGCTCATATGTCACAAACATCACAATGTTCCAGGACCCCAGTCGCAGGAAAGAAGGCATGAACctaaagcagaaaaacaaaacaaaggtaAAGAAGTGTCACAAACAGGTTATTTGGTGTTGGTTAGGTTCACTGTCATGTAGTTAACAGGACATGTGTTTACCCTTTATAGAAGGCTGTGGGTCCTTCCTTTCTCAGCATGGTGAGAGCACAGTTCATAGCGCTGTTGTACTGGCCAGATTGTGAATTCATGAACCGTGTTTTGACTACATCCACAGGGGAAGCCACAATTGTTGTGCAGAAGCCTGCACCAAAGGCGGCGGTGAAGTGGCATGGCAGGTTGTCTGGAGGGAAACAGAAGCAAGGTCACATCCTTCCGCAATAGTTGATATCTTCGATGTTTTAGAAACTACTTGAATATCTGTGGTCTCTGcaatcatttgtttgtttttccacctCACCTGTCATTAAGTCATACTTCAAGATGGTTTCTTTGATCAGGTCATAGGTCACCAACTCTGCACAGTTGACAATGGCGTTACGGGTAATGTTGGGCATGCAACCTGAAATAAAAGTATCAAGAGGAGAGGATGGTTACATCAAAACTGggggaggatttttttttttgtatgatcAGTGACAAATATGATGCAAATATTTGATGTAAAAATGGTCAGCACCTTTCCAAAGGCCTCTCACGCCCTCATCTCGGGCAATCGTCTTGTAGGCATCCAGTGTGCCGTTGTATCTCCTCACACCATCTGCCATTCGTACCTGGGCTTGGAACCGCACTTTCACCACATCAGTGGGTTGTGCAAACGCCACAGCCATGGCTCCTGTGGTACACCCTGCCATGAGCCGAGTAACAATCCCAGCACCTGTGCAGAGAtgagtatttttcaaaatgaaaggaGTAAGAGAGAAACCAAATTGCTTATGACAGCAATGTCATTAAACTCACTATCAGTTCCTCGAGTGTAGAATTGCTTCATGGAGTCGTAAAGGCCAATTCGGACGGAAGCAAAGCTCATCTGCCTCTGGAGTCCTGCCACCAGTCCATTGTAAAGACTTCTGGGCCCCTCTGTGCGTACCATGGTGGTAATGGTGCCAAACACTCCCCGATACTTTATTGCACTTGATCCTTTCTGACACTCTCCCTGAATCTGGGTGACAAGATGATATTCAAGGACACTTACGAACAGGTTTAAAAAAGGCTCAagataaaaatctgatttcaaAGTTAAAATGTGCCAAGAAACATTGTGTGTCTAACCTGTAGTCTAACTTTGGCCGTGTCCAGTGGAAAGGTGACTAGGTCAGCAATGCAGGCTGCGGTGCCAGCTCCGAAGAACTTAACTGCCGCAGAGGGCACTACGTCTGTGGGTTTTATGCCAGCCATTGCTACACCTGGGCTGATGACACAAATGGAAAAATCAAACGTAATGCTATTTGCCCAGGACTGCTgtgtaccacacacacacaccaaagaaAACCATTACTCTGCTCatcaagacaaacacacaaaatatgacttcatgttttcttctttcattttgagatttaacctttttttttgctctgatTATAACATCGAACTGTGGTTAAATTTAAGCAAGTAATAATGAGTGTACTGGATGTATTAGCAGTATTTGTAGTGCTTATTCTAAAAACTGAGCATACCTGTAAGAGAGGATTGAAGAGAAGTTTCAAGTTTTCTCGGGAAGCAAACTAATCTTTGGAAATAGTTCTGTTGTGAAATCTTCTTGGGCCATAAACTCTATTTGAAAGGAGTCAGCCAGCA from Scomber japonicus isolate fScoJap1 chromosome 13, fScoJap1.pri, whole genome shotgun sequence includes:
- the LOC128370931 gene encoding mitochondrial uncoupling protein 2-like; the protein is MAGIKPTDVVPSAAVKFFGAGTAACIADLVTFPLDTAKVRLQIQGECQKGSSAIKYRGVFGTITTMVRTEGPRSLYNGLVAGLQRQMSFASVRIGLYDSMKQFYTRGTDSAGIVTRLMAGCTTGAMAVAFAQPTDVVKVRFQAQVRMADGVRRYNGTLDAYKTIARDEGVRGLWKGCMPNITRNAIVNCAELVTYDLIKETILKYDLMTDNLPCHFTAAFGAGFCTTIVASPVDVVKTRFMNSQSGQYNSAMNCALTMLRKEGPTAFYKGFMPSFLRLGSWNIVMFVTYEQIKRGMTRAQQYWESPMVGFGPADVPPSAAVKFVGAGTAACFADLLTFPLDTAKVRLQIQGETGGSAVLERGSTVKYRGVFGTITTMVRTEGPRSLYSGLVAGLQRQMSFASVRIGLYDSVKQFYTKGSDHVGIGSRLLAGCTTGAMAVALAQPTDVVKVRFQAQARSTGNAIRYCSTIDAYRTIAKEEGIRGLWKGTAPNIARNAIVNCTELVTYDFIKDTLLKSTPLTDNLPCHFVSAFGAGLCTTVIASPVDVVKTRYMNSAVGQYGSVLNCAVAMMTKEGPLAFYKGFMPSFLRLGSWNVVMFVTYEQLKRAMMAANRNYTTIL